From the genome of Hypanus sabinus isolate sHypSab1 chromosome 29, sHypSab1.hap1, whole genome shotgun sequence:
CTGGCTCATGGAGCAAGCATATCCCCACCAATTTAACTtgtaacacacgaaatgctgaaggaactcagcaggccagtcagaaTCTACGGGAGAGAGTAAAcagatcaacatttcaggctgagacccttcaccagtcctgatgaagggtttcggcctgaagtgTCGACTTTTtactctgcctggcctgctgaattcctccagcattttgtgtattgttttgatttacagcatctgcagattttctcatatttgtGATTCAGTTTTCCTTCTGACAGATTCTAATGACTAGTTAACCTACTGGCATTCATGTATTTGGGATGCAGGAGGTAACAGCAGCACCTGGAGAGAAGCCCATGCGATCACAGAatttgtgcaaactccacacactgTAATGCTTCTGGCTGTGCCTCTTGAGGCTTACTGATGTAATTTTAATTTGCACTCTGCAGTATTGCAGAAATAGTAACAGTTGAATGACCAATTATAACCAATGACCAAAGACATTAATAAGAATTTGCTACCAGTCAAAAAGGGCTCTTCTAATGTTTATAATCTTGTCCAAACCGTGTAGCACATGCTTCATTTTGTACTGGAAGTGATTGTCTGGACTGTGCTCGGCTTGCAGCAATGCTGCATGAATCTATAAGCTTCCAAGATTCACACATGAGAGAAAAATCTGCAgtagctggaaatcaaagcaacacacaaaaaatgctgaagaaactcagcaggccaggctgcatctgtggaaaaatgtaaacggtcaacatttcagggtgagatcctttatcaggactgggggGGAATAAGGATGAGAAgtcagtaagaaggtgggggaaggggagaagtacaaggtgtaggtgatggatgaaactgggagaggtggaggggtgaagtaaggagctgggaagctgacaggtgaaagatctttacttcaccccaggagatttggaacctaaaacactcgcaaatttctacagatataccatggagagcattctcattggctgcatcactgtccggggTGCAAGGGGGGCTAAtgtaagttgtaaaattagtcagccccATCGTACGTACTAGCCTCAGTAGTATCCAAGGCCtcttcaaggagtgatacctTTAAAAAGGCAGCGTTAATCATTAAGTGCCTATCactcaggatgtgccctcttctgttaccatcaggaaggaagtacagaagcctgaagacgcacacagcgaatcaggaatagcttcttcccttctgccacccaattcctgaatggacatggaaaccatgatcactacctcactacttctaatttctgtttttgcactacagtacttatttgatttaactatttgatattaCAATTAATCACAATTTTAATGGTTTTAGGATAAGATATCCATCTCACAACTTTTGAGTGAACTTGATATGCTTCTATGCAGGGGGTGGTCCTCGTGCCAAGATAGAGATCTTTAGGGTTTTAGAAAGAATTGCTACTATTTGATTATGGAATAAAAGTAGGGTTTTAAAGTTTTAAAGTCTGGAGACATGGCTTTAACTCAAATGCTAAGAAGAGATGTACTCATAGGAAAGGGATCTTAAGGTAATGCAGGAAAGGTATAGAAAGGAATTAATGGGGGTCTTAAAGGTTTAATGCCCCATGGATGTAAAAGAACTAGCAATTCAttccaattattttttaaaatttgtttttattaGTGCCAATCTTTCTTGAGTAATCATTCTTTTCAGATAGTTTGAGAACGGGGTGTGTTGTTgcatgaacaaagtcactggagagaagtACTGGTAGACATGAAGTTGTCTCTTTATTGGACAAAATAAGACACAGCAGACATCGAACTGAGACCCTTTCAGACCAAGAGGTCTGCTCGACCCAATGCTACACAACATTTCACGTGCTAaggatcaaaggacaattccatatttccaACACATTCACAATACTTCCTTTGAACTACACACTAACTTCACACCCACACCACAGGCACCTGAATGGATTTTAATCAGTATTAACTATGATTCAAGGCTTTTAGGAACTCATTGTTCAGTGCTGCATTTTAAAATTTGTATTCATATTTGCAGATTGGTGACTGAAGTCAGTTGCTGCAGTTATTTGCTAAACTATGTGTGCTAAACCCCAAAAATGCCCTAACAGGGAGCCAAATGCTGTCTCGCCAAAGATCTGAGCTGATCAGTCTCTCTCTGGTTTAGAAATAACAGCCAGGTTAAATGACTTTGCCTTTTTTCTTTTGAGCCACATTGATTTTGACCAGATTTACGATTGTAGACATTTAATCAACATTAAGCTGCTAAGTATGTTGTTGCATCTGGTTGGTTTGTAGTGTGTTCAATAATGGGAGATTGTGTTGCTTAATCACTTGCACAAGCTCCTAAATCCCCCTACATcagtgtttcccaacctgggggccgcagatcccttggttaatggtcgAGGTCCATGTTATAAAAAAGGCTGTGGACCCCTGCTCTACAAGATGGTGATTATTGTTTCTTAATTTCTAACCAGTTAAGAGAAATGGGCTCCATGCAGGCCTGATTTCCACTTCCTGATTAGGAATTGAGAACCATTACAAGTCCCAGTGACGTGATTACCAATTTTCAGCCAGTGGGCCGCctgataatcagaatcaggtttaatatctctggcatatgttgtgaagtttgttaactttgcagcagcagcacaacacaatatatgataaatatagaaagacTGATTTACATGTATATTAAGTAgttattaaaatagtgcaaagcaGATTTTTAAAGTAATGagataggttcaatgtccattcagaaatcggatggcagaagggaagtagctgtttctgaatcattgagcgtgtgccttcagccttttgttcctccttcctgatggtaacagtgagaagaaggcaAGTCTTGGGTGgagtggggtccttaatgaaggacacCACTTTTtggaggcaccactccttgaagatgtcttgaatactacggaggctagcATCTCAACTTTAAAAGTATTTATATACCAAACCTTTAAACAGACAAAAACCCAGGCCAAGATGCCCAGTAAAAGATAATGGACTGTATTTTGTGTTGGGAGCCTCTGGAAGAGGACTCAAACTGACTCTGTGATAAGTCGGCCACCCATGGGGATACCTGAAGATTTAAGGACCCAACCAGTGCAGCCCACTACCAAATTAGTTTGCAGTGGTTGGCCACAGATGGCTTTATTCAATACCTGTGTCAGCTGATGATGCAGCGATCGCAGTAAGCAGTGACCAGATTTACGTCATTTGGGTCACTGGGTGGGCAATAGCCCTCCCTGCCCAATTTAGTGACCCTTGCTACTCTTACAGAGGAAGTTCTGGCCTGTCAGATGAGTGCCACCTATGACGAATGCCAGCCTGGTCTGACCAGCTGACCTTACTTCCTGCTCTGTGGGAGCCATCTGGTCTCGACTTGATGCCTTTCCCTGTCCTGCCAAGGCTAGGATTTGGAACTGGCATTGTTGTGCCCATGCCAAATTTCTACAAAGCTTTCCAATTAGTCCCTCCGTTTTTGGATCTGTCCTTGAACATTGCAAAAGATACACCTTCAAGCATATTGATTTCCATGTGTTTACAGACTATGTTGGCACTGTATTCCAGGCCACAGCAACTAGTTGTGCAGAAGGATCACAAACACGAGAAGATCCAAAGcaccaaacacaaaatgctggagcaactcagcaggccacgcagcatctataGCAAAGAGTAAGCtgtcagtgttttgggctgagacccttcgtcaggactggaaaagaagaggagTAAGTCAGTAAGAAAgtgaggggatggggaagaagaaatgcaaggtgataggtgaaactagaagAGGAAtgaggtaaagggctgggaagctgattggtgatttaagagatggggaaggggaatctaataggagaggacagaagacatgGAAGGGAGGTAAGGGGATcaggtgagagactggaatgaagaatggtgaaggagagagtgggagggggttaattaccagaagttagagaaattgatattcatcccAGCAGGATGGAGGCCActtagatggaatacaaggtacaTCTGATTTCCTACTCTAAAGAGAATCtatagacataggagaagaattaggtcattcattAAGCCTATtggttctgctctgccattccatcatggctgatttattatccctctcaaccctgttccgCCTTCTCCTTGCAACCTTTGTTAtacttgctaatcaagaacctatcaacctctgctttaaatattcccaatgacttggcctgcacaactgcctgtggcaatgaattccacagatctaaagaaattcctcctcatctctgttctaaagtgatgtcctTCCATTgcaaagctgtgccctctggtcctggactctaccacaataggaaacatcctatccatgtccactctacctagacctgccaatatttgataggttttaatgagattctcccccccccaccccattgagTACAGATTTGTAATTAAGGTAGGAACTCTGATAATTGGTTACCATAAGTAGGCAGTGTTGGACTGGCAGTTTTTCCCCCAGTCTGTTGGATATTATTCTTATTAATAGACCAACAtagtttttaattttaaaaaagtagctggaggaactcagcacatctgcagcttctgtggagggaaAAGTACAAAGTTTCAGATTGATGCAGAcaaggtcttgacctgaaataccGGGTGCTCATTTTCCTCCACAGCTACTAGCTGTCCTGTTTAGTTCTTCCAGTCTTGTTTGTTGCGCTAAATTGCACCGGAGTGTAGAATAaatggagatctcattgaagcctatcaaatattgaaaggtctggataaggtggatggagggaggatgcttcctatagcgggtgagtctaggaccagaaggcacagccttagaCTAGAGGCTGTGTACCTTCCCCATGAACTCTCACAGTGCCTGCACCAAACTTGAATGTGTCCCTCAGCacatactcctgcagcctggaatgagccAGTCAGCAGCATTCCTCCACGGACTTCTGGATGGGCTGGTAAACCAACGGGctataaaattcaaagtaaatgttagtatcaaagtacacatatgtcaccatatacaaccctgaggttcatttttttgtgggtatactcagcaaatctatagatcagtaattataacaggatcaatgaaagttcAGGAACATAGCAgatagcaaactgtgcaaatataaataaagaacGAGAACGTTGAGATAGcacgatgaagagtccttaaagtgcgATCAgcgattgtgggaacatttcaatgatggggcagatGAGTGCcgttatcccctcttgttcaagagTCATTGACAGCTCAATGACTCGGACCTGAAGGAGTTAAGGAAGCGGGAGACCTTGTGTTAAATAGCGGCTGATGTCAACGGCAAGAGGTGGAGCCTAATGCTGGATCTCACTGTCTGACCCATTTAGAGGCtcagaaaggggaaatcagcTGGGCAGAGACAGTGGAGAGGACTATCATTAGTCAGCCTTTGGTCAAACCGGTGCTTGTGTGCCCAGTGGCTCTGAGGACTGGTTTTGTTTTCAGTCGATCCTCTGGGAGCTGAGCcgctgtgagagagagagatgaaggggCTGACTGTGGCGTCCAGGGGGGCAATTAAAGTCGGGGCACTGGAGAAGCGGAGCGAGAGCCTGCTGCAGCTCTGGAAGAAGAAGCAATGCACGCTGACCCGGGACAGCCTGCTCCTGACCGACGGCGGCGGCCGGGGCTGCCGCTGCAAGGAGCTGAGCTTCGACACCATCCGCAAGCTGGAGTGCGTGGAGAGGAAGGGCACGCGTGTCTACTTCACCATCGTGACCACCGACTGGCGGGAGATCGACTTCCGATGCGAGGATGCCAGCTCCTGGAACGCCGCCATCACCCTCGCCCTGGTGGCCTTCAAGAACGAGCGGGCGGTGAGGGAGTTCCACGCGAGGAAGCCCGTCAAGAGGTGGCGGGGGTGGGCTGCGTGAGGTGAGTGAGCCGGGGGAAGGCGGCTGGGTATCCCACACCACTGAGAGGAGACCGTTCGGCCCGTCAGGTGCGGTCTACCAGTCAATCAACCTTGGTCTTGCAACTCCTTTTCCCTGTGCGGCACTGGCGTACGTTCCAGCAACCAGCAGCTGCGGTCCTCCCGGGTGGAAAACATCAGCTGCCCGGCCAGATGATGAACTAAGGGGACCAGCGAGTTCCAAGTCAGCTTCAGGAGAACGGTCTCCAATAAAACCAATACCGTCACCCTGTCAGAAGTTAACCCAGTAGCTACCCAAAGGGGACCAGCGAGTTCCAAGTCAGCTTCAGGAGAACGGTCTCCAATAAAACCAATACCGTCACCCTGTCAGAAGTTAACCCAGCAACTACCTGGAAAACACCTTGTCTGAGAGACGAGAGGTTAAAGGTTAGGAGAGATCGTCCAGTCTGTCCCACCTAAATTGCTGACTAGCACCATTAGTAAGTTAGACCTTTCAGTTGTAGCTTCGACAGAGCCCCGTGTTCCTCCATGAGCTGCTTAGAACATTTCCAGGTGGTTTCTGgagataaggaatttctttagccagaagacggtgaatctgtggaattcattaccaagtCTTTACGGATATTTAAGTTGATGGATTTTGATAGtctagggcatgaagggatacagggagaaggcaggagattggggctaagaggattaatgaaatggtggagaaggctcgatgggccaaatagtaattctcctcctatatcttatggacttgtGGCCTTATGAGTTACAATTCATCTGGGAGTCAGAAGCTCGCAGATCCAAACCCTGACCAGAGTCAGTCATGGGTGGCACGCTGGTGCAACTAGAAGAATCCCTGCCTCACAGTATCAGGTTCAATCCTCACC
Proteins encoded in this window:
- the LOC132382916 gene encoding pleckstrin homology-like domain family A member 2, translating into MKGLTVASRGAIKVGALEKRSESLLQLWKKKQCTLTRDSLLLTDGGGRGCRCKELSFDTIRKLECVERKGTRVYFTIVTTDWREIDFRCEDASSWNAAITLALVAFKNERAVREFHARKPVKRWRGWAA